The following coding sequences are from one Deltaproteobacteria bacterium window:
- a CDS encoding DMT family transporter, which produces MKSDSTRHESSPLFPRLAVLGAVILWGGSFSAMRTALDVLPAWTVMWLRMVIALICILPLIRTVRLDGYRPGDWKLLVPTVLLQPCLYFWLESSALSLTSSAQAGIISASVPLLVGFGAWLVFKESMRLATAAGLALSLAGVAVLSLSGQATDQAPAPLVGNTLELLAMACAAANMLLIRTLGRRYSPWSLTVLQVVTGCVFFSPGAVHLGSVSWDMFDQRLILTLLFLGAGVTLGAFSLYNWSITRMNATTAAAHINLIPVIAVGCGFFFLGETMTLVQLVAALTVLASVLMTQRPAPVRK; this is translated from the coding sequence ATGAAATCCGATTCCACCCGTCATGAATCTTCCCCGCTTTTCCCCCGCCTGGCCGTGCTCGGCGCGGTCATCCTCTGGGGCGGATCGTTTTCGGCCATGCGCACCGCCCTGGACGTGCTCCCGGCCTGGACAGTGATGTGGCTGCGCATGGTCATCGCCCTCATCTGCATCCTGCCCCTGATCCGCACCGTGCGCCTTGACGGCTACCGTCCCGGCGACTGGAAGCTCCTGGTACCCACTGTCCTGCTCCAGCCCTGCCTCTATTTCTGGCTGGAATCCTCGGCCCTGAGTCTGACCTCCTCGGCCCAGGCCGGAATCATCTCGGCCTCGGTGCCGCTTCTGGTCGGCTTTGGGGCCTGGCTGGTCTTCAAGGAGTCCATGCGCCTCGCCACGGCCGCCGGACTGGCCCTGTCCCTGGCCGGAGTCGCGGTGCTCAGTCTCTCCGGCCAGGCCACGGATCAAGCCCCGGCCCCGCTCGTGGGCAACACCCTGGAACTTCTGGCCATGGCCTGCGCGGCCGCGAACATGCTCCTCATCCGTACCCTGGGCAGACGCTACAGCCCGTGGAGCCTGACCGTGCTGCAAGTCGTCACGGGTTGCGTCTTCTTTTCGCCCGGAGCGGTCCACCTGGGGTCCGTGTCCTGGGATATGTTCGACCAGCGCCTGATCCTGACCCTCCTCTTTCTGGGCGCGGGCGTGACCCTGGGCGCGTTTTCCCTGTACAACTGGTCCATCACGCGCATGAACGCGACCACGGCCGCCGCGCACATCAATCTCATTCCGGTCATCGCCGTGGGCTGCGGCTTCTTTTTCCTGGGCGAAACCATGACCCTCGTGCAACTGGTCGCGGCCCTGACCGTGCTGGCCTCGGTCCTCATGACCCAGCGCCCGGCGCCGGTCCGAAAGTGA